The genomic segment ataaagataaactatttaaattgtaaaattgtatttttactatcgtgaAAATATATGAATAACTCGGGCTAGATATGTTAAAGAGAATAAATAGTGTTAGgactatttttttaatacattagATTCAAATTGTCTATGCGATAGTAAGTTTAAactctatattttaaatatgatccATATCATATTTGAGCTAACATTTAATGGTCAAACTAATAGATAGGTAAATAGAAAGTGATTAATATGAATAGTGAATTGAAAGGTTTATAAGATTTGAAGATTAATTTAAAACCTGGGCCATAGTTTGAATACGCTTGGTGTGATTAACCCAAAAAGAAATAGACATGAAAGAAAACCTGATATTCCATCAGCTTCTCCGCATGCTCTCTTTCTTCTTCACTTGATTCCTTGAAGAATCTGACGACgacaatataaaaaatttatcacgTCATAcagatatctatatatatatttaaaaaaataactttggaGAGCTTCTTGTTATAATCTTACTTGGCAAAGCCTTTGAGCGCAACGTTGTCTCTGTCGAAGTAAGCATACAACGAGTGGTACACATAGGAAACGTTGTATTCCACACTGTCACACAAAATAAATAACCACCCCGATAAATCAAGAAActgataaaaatatcaaaacgcgAAGCAGCACAACTCACTTGATTTGCTCATTGATGGCGGCTTCACAGGCATCAGCAAATTTCTGGCGAGCCAGCGAAAGATGAGGAGCGATTGGGATATCAAGTTCCTCCTTTTTCACCTCTTCAAAAGGCTGGAACACTACCCCTGTAAGTGCATGATTGTTGGTTCCTATGGATGCATAAACACCCAAAGCCCTTCCATGTTTTCTGGGAAGAAAACTCAGagcagatgatgatgatgatgttacaGGGGAGCCCTTAAGGGAACAAATTAGATTATCCCCTTGCTTGGCTTGCACACACAAAGATGAAACTGGTCTCAAAAGCATTGTGGAGAGGTTTTTAGGAATGGAGAAGAAATGAAGGAAGATTGTTGATTGAGGTTGGAGGGGGAGATATCATATATAGAAGAAGAGGTAGGTGGAGTACTCACTGTTGCAAGAGTTCCGGAGTGGATGGCATTCGTTCTGGACCGTCGGATTGGAAATTAAGTGACGATCACGGTTGAAACACGTAAGTAGGCGTGTGGCGAACCCGTGGTCTATCCAATTGAATAAGCTTTTGTGGGACTTTTAGCCCCCGTATATGCTTTCCACATTGCGATCTCTGCGTCATCACTTAGCTGTCCATGTGATGAGATGAACGTGTCGTTAACTTTTCTCAGTTGCTCGAATCTTCCACGTAATCATCTTCTTGGCTTTTTCCTCCTTACAATCAATCTCGATAAACATCAATTCTTCATTACCAATTACTTTGCTACCATTTCTAATAACATTTTAATCCCTCAGTCCCCATACATAGTTAATTTTACCATAACTTACTACCT from the Gossypium hirsutum isolate 1008001.06 chromosome D09, Gossypium_hirsutum_v2.1, whole genome shotgun sequence genome contains:
- the LOC107890938 gene encoding ferritin-3, chloroplastic-like (The RefSeq protein has 3 substitutions compared to this genomic sequence); protein product: MLLRPVSSLCVQAKQGDNLICSLKGSPVTSSSSSALSSLPRKHGRALGVYASIGTNNHALTGVVFQPFEEVKKEELDIPIAPHLSLARQKFADACEAAINEQINVEYNVSYVYHSLYAYFDRDNVALKGFAKFFKESSEEEREHAEKLMEYQNKRGGRVKLHSILMPPSEFDHAEKGDALYAMELALSLEKLTNEKLLCLHNVAVQNNDAQMADFIESEYLAEQVEAIKKISDYVSQLRRVGKGHGVWHFDQMLLHEGA